GCGTCGCCATCGCGCGCGCCATCGTCTCCGATCCGGCGCTGCTGCTATGCGACGAGCCGACCGGAGATCTCGATCGCACCACCGCCGACGAGGTGCTGTCGATCCTGCAGGTGCTCAACCGCGACCTCGGCAAGACCATCGTGATGGTGACCCACGATCCGGCGGCGGCGCAATACGCCAAGCGATCGCTGCATCTCGACAAGGGCCACTTCATCGAGAAGGAGCTCGCGGCATGAACGATTTCGTCCTGATCCGCAAGAATCTGTTCCGCCGCAAATTGCGGGCTATCCTGATGATGGTCTCGATCCTGATCGCGTTTGCGATCTTCGGCGTGCTGGCGAGCTTCGAGCGCGCCTTCAACGCCGGGCAGGACCGCGCCACGCCCGATCGCCTGGTGGTGCTCAACAAGATCAACTTCACCCAGCCCTTGCCGATCTCCTACTACAATCGCGTCGCCGCCATCGACGGCGTCGCCCAGATCACCCATTTCAGCTGGTTCGGAGGCTATTACCAAGAGCCGAGGAACTTCATCGCTGCCTTCGCGGTCGATCCCGAGCACTGGATGAATCTGCGCGACAGCGACTTCGTGTTCTCCCCCGAGGCGCGCGCGGCCTTCATCCGCGAGCGCACCGGCGTTCTGGTCGGGGCGCGCCTGATGGAGAAGTGGGGCTGGAAGGTCGGTGATCATATTCCGATCTCCAGCAGCATCTGGTCCCAGAAGAACGGCTCGCACGCCTGGGACTTCATCATCGTCGGCAGCTTCACCGCCCGCATACCGCAGGCCGACACCAACGTCATGCTGATGGGCTACGACTATTTCAACGAGACCCGCTCGTTCGGCAAGGATTTGATCAGCTGGCTGGCGCTGCGCACCACGTCCGTGGCCGCGAACGAGCGCGTGATCGATACCATCGACGGGATGTTCGCCAATTCGCCCTGGGAGACGACGACCGACAGCGAGAAGGCCTTCAGCAAGGCGTTCGCCGCCCAGCTCGGTAACGTCGCGCTGATCGTCGAGCTGGTGGTCGGAGCGGCCTTCCTGACGATCCTGATGATCGTGGGCAACACCATGGTGATGACGGTGCGCGAGCGCACGAGCGAAATCGGCGTGCTGAAGACGCTGGGCTTTTCCGGTGGCCGCATCCTGCGCATGGTGCTCGGCGAATCGATCCTGCTGGCGCTGCTCGGCGGCCTGCCCGGCCTCGGCGTCGCGCTTCTCATGATCACGCGGGTGCGGGACAGCCTGATGAGCTTCGTACCGACGCTGTCGCTCTACCCTGACATCGCAGCGGCGGCGGTGGGATTGATGGTCGTGTTCGGCATCATCACGGGCCTGGTGCCGGCGCTCAACGCGATGCGCCTCAATATCGTCACCGCGCTCGGACGGAGCTGACCCGATGCGCTCGATCATCCTGCAGACCCTCGCGGTCACCGCCATCAATCTCAAGAGCCTGCCGCAGCGGCTGTGGCTGTCGCTGGCGACCGTGATCACGGTCGGCCTCGTCGTCACGGTCCTCCTGGCGTTCCTCTCCATGGCCAACGGCTTCCGTCGCACCATCGCGGATTCCGGTGCGGAGGATATCGCCGTCGTGTTGCGCAGCGGCGCGGTTTCGGAGATCAACAGCGTGGTGCTGCGCGACCAGGCCCGCCTGATCGAGGACGGTCCCGGCATCGCCAGGGGACCCGACGGAAAACCGCAGACCTCGGGCGAACTCTACCTGACCGTCAACGGCATCAAGCGCAGCACCGGGACCAAGGCGAGCCTGCCGCTCCGCGGCCTCGGCCCGCAGGGGCCGGGCTTGCGTCGCGGCGTCGTCATCACCGCGGGCCGGATGTTCAATTCGGGCAGCAACGAGATCATCGTCGGCAGGGCGCTGGGCAAGGAATTCGAGGGCTTTGAGCTCGGCCAGACGGTGACTTTCAACAACACGCGATGGACGGTGGTCGGGATCTTCGCCGCCGCCGGCAGCGTGTTCGAATCGGAGATCTGGGCCGATCTGCCGGTGTTGCAGAGCCTGTTCAAGCGCACCGGCGCCGTCCAGACCGTGCGGGCGCGGCTGACCAGTCCGGCGGCGCTCGAGACGTTGCGCGCCTACAGCGACAACGATCCGCGCCTCAAGCTCGATGTGATGTCCGAGGCCGCCTATTTCGCGCAGCAGGCGTCGAACACGTCGGACCTGATCCAGAAGCTCGGCTGGCCGCTGGCGATCGCGATGGCGTTCGGCTCGCTCGCCGGCGCGCTCAACACGATGTACTCCTCGGTCGCGGCCCGGGCGACCGAGATCGCGACCTTGCGCGCCATCGGGTTCGGCGGCTTTTCGGCGTTCGTCGGCACGCTTGTGGAGTCGCTGATCCTGGCTGCGATCGGCGGCGTGATCGGCGCCGCAGCCACCTATCTGGTCTTTGACGGCTTCACCGCCTCGACCATGGGCGCAAGCTTCAGCCAGGTGGTGTTCAACTTCCAGCTCAGCCCGCGCCTGATCGGCCAGGGCCTGCTGCTCGCGCTCGCCGTCGGTCTGTTCGGCGGAGTTTTTCCGGCATTGCGCGCGGCGCGCATGCCGATCGTCGCGGGGCTGTATGGGTGACTCTGACGACTTAGACCAGCTTCTTCCTCTGCCCCAAATACCGCAGCGCCAGCTTGATGAAATTGTGCACGACCATCGAGGTCTCGTCCTCCCTGAACACCAGGAACACGTCGGCAGCGGGCGGTGAGGGGCGGATGGGGCGAAAGGCGATATCGGCTGTGGTGAAACGCGCGATCGACTGCGGCACCAGCGCGACGCCGAAGCCGGCGGCGATCAGGCTCGGGATCGACTGCGCGTCGACGACCTGCTGGGACACTTTTGGCAAAAAGCCGGCATCGACGCAGCAGCTCTGCACATAGCGTGCGAAATCGGAGCTGTCGGGGTCGAGGACGACGTGATCTTCCGACGCCAATTCGCTGAGCGCGACGCGCTTGCGTTTGGCCAGATGGTGCGTGCGCGGCACGGCGAGAACGACCTCTTCGCGCCATGCCAGCTTGCTGGTCAGCTCGCGCTCGGCGGGAACGCCGCGGATCAGCGAGATGTTGGTGGTGCGGTTGAGCAGGGCCGCGATCTGTCGTGCCGGGGCCTGCTCGTGCACGGTCATCTTCACCAAGGGCGCGACCTGCCGGTAGGCCGCGAGCAGCTCGGCGAGACGGCCGCGCAGGATGGAGCCGGTCGCACCGAGATCCAGCGTTCCGACCAGGCCGGCGCCGATCGAGCGCACCTCGTCTTCCGCCGACTTGACCTGTTGCAGGATGGCGCGGCCGCGCAGCAGCATCGCTTCGCCGGCCTGCGTCAGCTCCACCTTGCGGCTGGTCCGGTAGAGCAACTGGGTGCCGAGCTCGGCCTCGAGGGCCTGGACATGCTGGCTGAGCGGCGGCTGCGACAGGTTCAGCCGCCGCGCCGCGAGGGTGAAGCTGCGCTCTTCGGCCACCGCGATGAAATATCTCACCTGGCGAAGATCCATAGCGAAACCCTCTTGATCGTGTCGTTCTATATATTGGACTTGATGTCGCACCTGGTCAACGAATGACCGATGCAGCCGTCGTCCGCCCTGCAAAGCGGCCAATGGCCCTGCACGCAGCGGCGTCGCGACGCCGCCAACGACAAGAATGGCGAAAGGCTCGAGCCGCCGACCAAGCCAGCCAGACACAAGTCCCGCAAGCGAGGAAAGCCATGCTCAAAACTTTCATGCCCAACATCTTCAAGTCACTCTTCTTCCAGGTCGTCGTCGCGCTCGCGCTCGGCATCGCGCTCGGGATGGCCTATCCCGATACGGCCTTGCAGATGAAGCCGCTCGGTGACGGCTTCATCAAGCTGATCAAGATGCTGGTGCCCGTCATCGTGTTCTGCGTCGTGGTGCAGGGCATTTCGGCGGCCGGAGACCTTTCGAAGGTGGGAAGGGTCGGCATCCGCTCGCTGCTCTATTTCGAGATCGTCACTACCATCGCCTTGGTGTTCGGCATCGCGCTCGCCTATTACTTCAAGCCCGGCGCCGGAATGAACATCGATCCCTCGACGCTCGATGCCAAGGCCCTCAGCGGCTTCAGCCAGACCGCGGCCCAGGTCGCCGGCGGCGGCGTCTCCGAATTCCTGATGAAGCTGATCCCCTCGACCATCGTCGGCGCGTTCTCTTCCGGCGATGTCCTGCAGGTCCTGATCGTCTCGATCATGTTCGGCTGCGCCGTGTCATTGTGCGGCGAGCGCGCAAGGCCGGTCGTCGATTTCATCGAGCG
This genomic interval from Bradyrhizobium guangzhouense contains the following:
- a CDS encoding ABC transporter permease produces the protein MNDFVLIRKNLFRRKLRAILMMVSILIAFAIFGVLASFERAFNAGQDRATPDRLVVLNKINFTQPLPISYYNRVAAIDGVAQITHFSWFGGYYQEPRNFIAAFAVDPEHWMNLRDSDFVFSPEARAAFIRERTGVLVGARLMEKWGWKVGDHIPISSSIWSQKNGSHAWDFIIVGSFTARIPQADTNVMLMGYDYFNETRSFGKDLISWLALRTTSVAANERVIDTIDGMFANSPWETTTDSEKAFSKAFAAQLGNVALIVELVVGAAFLTILMIVGNTMVMTVRERTSEIGVLKTLGFSGGRILRMVLGESILLALLGGLPGLGVALLMITRVRDSLMSFVPTLSLYPDIAAAAVGLMVVFGIITGLVPALNAMRLNIVTALGRS
- a CDS encoding LysR substrate-binding domain-containing protein; translated protein: MDLRQVRYFIAVAEERSFTLAARRLNLSQPPLSQHVQALEAELGTQLLYRTSRKVELTQAGEAMLLRGRAILQQVKSAEDEVRSIGAGLVGTLDLGATGSILRGRLAELLAAYRQVAPLVKMTVHEQAPARQIAALLNRTTNISLIRGVPAERELTSKLAWREEVVLAVPRTHHLAKRKRVALSELASEDHVVLDPDSSDFARYVQSCCVDAGFLPKVSQQVVDAQSIPSLIAAGFGVALVPQSIARFTTADIAFRPIRPSPPAADVFLVFREDETSMVVHNFIKLALRYLGQRKKLV
- a CDS encoding ABC transporter permease, with translation MRSIILQTLAVTAINLKSLPQRLWLSLATVITVGLVVTVLLAFLSMANGFRRTIADSGAEDIAVVLRSGAVSEINSVVLRDQARLIEDGPGIARGPDGKPQTSGELYLTVNGIKRSTGTKASLPLRGLGPQGPGLRRGVVITAGRMFNSGSNEIIVGRALGKEFEGFELGQTVTFNNTRWTVVGIFAAAGSVFESEIWADLPVLQSLFKRTGAVQTVRARLTSPAALETLRAYSDNDPRLKLDVMSEAAYFAQQASNTSDLIQKLGWPLAIAMAFGSLAGALNTMYSSVAARATEIATLRAIGFGGFSAFVGTLVESLILAAIGGVIGAAATYLVFDGFTASTMGASFSQVVFNFQLSPRLIGQGLLLALAVGLFGGVFPALRAARMPIVAGLYG